In one Brevibacterium sp. CBA3109 genomic region, the following are encoded:
- a CDS encoding EamA family transporter → MSFKHCLLAVSVAVMWGLNFLAIDFSLEQFPPFFLVALRFAVLALPALLFVPKPDVKFRWIVGYGLGFGLLQFLFLYWAMAAGMPAGLASLVLQASGPFTVLLGMTFLRERVRGSQMAFLLVAMAGLGVVGWQRLDSSASLLPFLLTLAGAFGWAIGNICNRQAHSVEPVKFTMWMSVVPPVPMLLLALLIEGPATIGQSLTTLMTPTGWLGLAGLAYTVIIATILGSGIWSWLMSRNPAGVVAPFSMLVPIVGMSAAWFVLGETVSLGEMCGAVLVIIGVLGAGMRAAKGPKILAEVVPTDVEDVADVPAGTR, encoded by the coding sequence ATGTCATTCAAACACTGCCTGCTCGCCGTCTCGGTGGCTGTGATGTGGGGGCTGAACTTCCTGGCGATCGATTTTTCGCTCGAACAGTTCCCACCCTTCTTCCTTGTCGCACTGCGCTTCGCCGTGCTGGCACTTCCGGCTCTGCTCTTCGTGCCGAAACCGGACGTGAAGTTCCGCTGGATCGTGGGCTACGGGCTCGGGTTCGGGCTCCTGCAGTTTCTGTTCCTCTATTGGGCGATGGCGGCAGGGATGCCTGCAGGTCTGGCCTCACTTGTGCTCCAGGCCTCGGGGCCGTTCACGGTGCTCTTGGGCATGACATTCCTGCGCGAGCGGGTACGCGGATCACAGATGGCATTCCTGCTCGTTGCCATGGCCGGACTCGGCGTCGTGGGCTGGCAGAGGCTGGATTCGAGCGCGAGCCTCCTGCCGTTCCTGCTCACGCTCGCCGGTGCCTTCGGGTGGGCGATCGGCAACATCTGCAACCGTCAGGCCCACTCGGTCGAGCCCGTGAAGTTCACGATGTGGATGTCGGTGGTTCCACCAGTGCCGATGCTCCTTCTCGCGCTGCTCATCGAAGGGCCGGCAACCATCGGGCAGTCGCTGACGACGCTCATGACTCCCACCGGATGGCTGGGCCTCGCCGGCCTCGCCTACACGGTCATCATCGCCACGATCCTCGGCTCGGGCATCTGGTCGTGGCTGATGTCGCGCAACCCCGCTGGAGTGGTCGCCCCGTTCTCAATGCTCGTTCCCATCGTCGGAATGAGTGCGGCCTGGTTCGTCCTCGGCGAGACGGTGTCTCTGGGGGAGATGTGCGGAGCCGTCCTCGTCATCATCGGCGTCCTCGGAGCAGGAATGCGCGCTGCGAAGGGGCCGAAGATACTCGCCGAGGTGGTGCCCACCGACGTCGAAGATGTGGCCGACGTCCCCGCGGGGACGCGGTGA
- a CDS encoding PLP-dependent aminotransferase family protein gives MSSKFADRIARVQPSAIRELLKYGDDPSITSFGGGYPDASLFPAVELQRIYTEVLTTDSATALQYTASAGLPGLRAQIATRMSAAGAATDADDVLILHGAQQGLDLVAKLLINPGDVIVTENPTFLGALIAFNPCQPEYAAVEMDSDGMDVDALEATLRGTDNVKFIYVIPDFQNPTGVSLSLERRKRIIELANEFDVLILEDSPYRELRFEGEAQPTLASLDTEDRVIHLGSFSKILAPGVRLGWVSAAPEILDKLSLLKLAADTQSSTLNMTAVTRFLETYDIDAHLSSMRGVYLAKRDLMLSTMAEHFPAEVAVTKPEGGLFTWVTFPEGFDATVFMADHALPEARVAYVPGVSFFPTEQRSNFARFSYSGQSDEEMVDALTRLGAILNEHI, from the coding sequence GTGTCATCGAAGTTCGCCGATCGCATTGCTCGCGTCCAGCCGTCTGCCATCCGTGAGCTGCTCAAATACGGCGACGATCCGTCCATCACCTCCTTCGGCGGTGGGTACCCGGATGCATCACTATTCCCGGCAGTCGAGCTTCAGCGGATCTACACCGAGGTCCTGACTACGGACAGTGCAACCGCTCTGCAGTACACCGCCTCGGCGGGGCTGCCAGGTCTGCGCGCGCAGATCGCCACACGCATGTCGGCTGCGGGTGCGGCGACGGATGCCGATGATGTTCTCATCCTTCATGGCGCCCAGCAGGGGCTCGATCTGGTGGCAAAACTGCTCATCAACCCGGGCGATGTCATCGTGACGGAGAATCCGACCTTCCTCGGTGCCCTCATCGCGTTCAACCCCTGCCAACCCGAGTACGCGGCCGTCGAGATGGACTCCGACGGCATGGATGTCGACGCCCTCGAAGCAACGCTGCGGGGGACAGATAACGTCAAGTTCATCTACGTCATCCCCGACTTCCAGAACCCGACCGGTGTCAGCCTCAGCCTCGAGCGCCGCAAGCGCATCATCGAATTGGCCAACGAATTCGATGTGCTCATCCTCGAGGACTCGCCCTACCGCGAGCTGCGCTTCGAAGGCGAAGCACAGCCCACCCTGGCCTCACTGGACACCGAGGACCGGGTCATCCACCTCGGCAGCTTCTCGAAGATCCTCGCCCCCGGAGTGCGCCTGGGATGGGTGAGTGCGGCACCGGAGATCCTCGACAAGCTCAGCCTGCTCAAGCTCGCCGCCGACACTCAGTCGTCCACCCTGAATATGACTGCGGTGACACGGTTCCTCGAGACCTACGACATCGACGCCCACCTCTCATCGATGCGTGGCGTCTACCTCGCCAAACGTGACCTCATGCTCTCGACCATGGCCGAGCATTTCCCCGCCGAGGTGGCCGTGACCAAACCCGAAGGCGGACTCTTCACCTGGGTGACCTTCCCCGAAGGCTTCGACGCGACCGTCTTCATGGCCGATCATGCTCTGCCCGAAGCGCGGGTTGCCTACGTGCCCGGGGTATCATTCTTCCCGACCGAGCAGCGCAGCAACTTCGCCCGGTTCAGCTACTCGGGCCAGTCGGATGAGGAGATGGTCGATGCCCTGACCCGGTTGGGCGCGATCCTCAACGAACACATCTGA
- a CDS encoding DMT family transporter, producing the protein MTVAPRVVPEPNPSTALAAMVVLAGALCLSISAILVKLAGVDAATTAVLRCAIAVIALVPLALFERRRRGGLSRAGVLWAIAAGVALGIDYIAWTASIYLVGAGVATVLVNVQVIVLPLLALVIDRERVSARFLISLPLMLIGVGLVGGIVSFAEVGENAVLGTSLALIAGIGYGVYMFLTRRGTRRKAEGTIQPLAWATASAAVTAAIVAQFTGGIHLTGIGPNSWMFLIALALLGQVVAWLFINRGSVRLVPSMTASLLLIQPVLALVLAALILGETLTVDQALGAGLVVVAVAVANGVWRMRSRRRRQVLRGPDSAPR; encoded by the coding sequence ATGACCGTCGCACCCAGGGTCGTTCCGGAGCCGAACCCATCGACCGCGCTCGCCGCGATGGTGGTGCTTGCCGGTGCTCTGTGCCTGTCGATCTCGGCGATCCTGGTCAAACTTGCAGGCGTGGATGCGGCGACGACGGCCGTGCTGCGGTGCGCGATCGCAGTCATCGCCCTCGTGCCCCTGGCTCTGTTTGAGCGCCGACGCCGAGGCGGGCTCTCCCGGGCGGGGGTCCTCTGGGCGATCGCGGCCGGGGTGGCACTGGGCATCGACTACATTGCGTGGACGGCCTCGATCTACCTGGTGGGTGCGGGTGTCGCCACTGTGCTCGTCAACGTCCAGGTCATCGTGCTGCCTCTGCTCGCCCTGGTCATCGACCGTGAGCGTGTGAGCGCACGCTTCCTCATCTCCCTGCCGCTGATGCTCATCGGCGTCGGACTGGTGGGCGGGATCGTGTCTTTCGCCGAGGTTGGCGAGAACGCCGTTCTCGGCACCAGTCTGGCCCTTATCGCCGGGATCGGATACGGGGTGTACATGTTTCTCACCCGCCGGGGAACAAGACGTAAGGCCGAGGGAACAATTCAGCCCCTGGCCTGGGCGACCGCCTCGGCGGCGGTGACCGCGGCAATCGTCGCCCAGTTCACCGGCGGCATCCACCTCACCGGGATCGGTCCGAACTCGTGGATGTTCCTCATCGCCTTGGCCCTTCTGGGGCAGGTGGTGGCGTGGCTGTTCATCAACAGGGGAAGCGTCCGATTGGTGCCGTCGATGACAGCGAGTCTGCTGCTCATCCAACCCGTGCTCGCCCTCGTGCTTGCGGCATTGATCCTCGGCGAGACGCTCACCGTGGATCAGGCGCTTGGGGCAGGCCTCGTTGTCGTGGCGGTGGCCGTAGCCAACGGAGTGTGGCGGATGCGTTCGCGCCGGCGCCGACAGGTTCTCAGGGGGCCAGACTCGGCGCCTCGGTGA